One genomic segment of Alicycliphilus denitrificans K601 includes these proteins:
- a CDS encoding rhodanese-like domain-containing protein has protein sequence MIDHIRPAQLADWIAAHAGDRPLVLDVREPWELQTASVTPRGFELAAIPMGELATRLSELDPARPVACLCHHGVRSLHVAGFLAHQGFDRVANITGGIDAWSHECDPAVPRY, from the coding sequence ATGATCGACCACATCCGCCCGGCCCAGCTGGCCGACTGGATCGCTGCCCACGCGGGCGACCGCCCCCTGGTGCTGGATGTGCGCGAGCCGTGGGAGCTGCAGACCGCCAGCGTCACGCCGCGGGGCTTCGAGCTCGCGGCCATCCCCATGGGCGAGCTGGCCACGCGGCTCTCCGAACTCGACCCCGCCCGCCCCGTCGCCTGCCTGTGCCACCACGGCGTGCGCAGCCTGCACGTGGCCGGCTTCCTGGCACACCAGGGCTTCGACCGGGTGGCCAACATCACCGGCGGCATCGATGCCTGGTCGCACGAATGCGACCCGGCGGTGCCGCGGTATTGA
- a CDS encoding protein-L-isoaspartate O-methyltransferase family protein — protein MNMPLNTSADIHDPVEQARYNMVEQQIRPWNVLDAGVLELLSVVRREDFVPPAYQGAAFTDTRIPLNPDAQEAERLGQVMLEPRVDARMLHDLQVQPTDRVLEIGAGSGYMAALLAARAERVVSLEIDPDLAEFARENLRGAGVENAQVRQADGALDPIPDGPFDVIVLSGSVAEVPQKLLALLRDGGRLGAYVGHQPMMRATFVRRSGERFETSQPWDVVVPRLRNFPEPSPFKF, from the coding sequence ATGAACATGCCCCTGAACACGTCCGCCGACATCCACGATCCCGTCGAGCAGGCCCGCTACAACATGGTGGAGCAGCAGATCCGTCCGTGGAACGTGCTCGACGCGGGCGTGCTGGAGCTGCTGTCCGTCGTGCGCCGTGAAGACTTCGTCCCGCCCGCCTACCAGGGCGCGGCCTTCACCGACACGCGGATCCCCCTGAACCCCGACGCGCAGGAGGCCGAGCGCCTGGGCCAGGTGATGCTGGAGCCGCGCGTGGACGCGCGCATGCTGCACGACCTGCAGGTCCAGCCCACCGACCGCGTGCTGGAGATCGGCGCCGGCTCGGGCTACATGGCCGCCCTGCTGGCCGCCCGCGCCGAGCGCGTGGTGTCGCTGGAGATCGACCCCGACCTGGCCGAATTCGCCCGCGAGAACCTGCGCGGCGCCGGCGTGGAAAACGCCCAGGTGCGCCAGGCCGACGGCGCGCTCGATCCCATTCCCGACGGCCCGTTCGACGTGATCGTGCTCAGCGGCTCCGTGGCCGAGGTGCCGCAGAAGCTGCTGGCGCTGCTGCGCGACGGCGGCCGCCTGGGCGCCTACGTGGGCCACCAGCCCATGATGCGGGCCACCTTCGTGCGCCGCAGCGGCGAGCGCTTCGAGACCAGCCAGCCCTGGGACGTGGTCGTGCCGCGCCTGCGCAACTTCCCCGAGCCCTCGCCCTTCAAGTTCTGA